From the genome of Bifidobacterium asteroides, one region includes:
- a CDS encoding dipeptidase, translated as MAELGLETIRTRVQDDRSRIVDLLKGKIALASVSAKGITGDHMRRSADYVAGQLRQVGVDARVVQATNPDGTPGAFEVIGSRQVDDKAPTVLLYAHHDVQPVPDSSQWSTDPFTGVEKEGRLYGRGSADDGGGIAIHSGALHALDKDLRVNVKVFIEGEEEMGSRSFIPFLQAHRDDFASDLIIVADSGNWSADTPSLTTSLRGNADLDVTVTVLEHPVHSGQFGGPILDANTLAAMLIASMYDDQGQLAVPGLEGGQPIGGLQRDLDQAQLRADAGVVDSYRLAGTDSLASRLWTKPAAAVIGFDAHPVKGSFNVLADKTRFRISLRTAPTQRPEQAAQALADFLIAHAPHGARVEVAPSDMGMGWAMDADSPVVRQAEESMRQAFGRDPVNKGEGGSIPFIPELKRLFPEAQVLVTGPEDPQSNAHSPNESISLQGLVDNIITEALLLDSLDHRMF; from the coding sequence ATGGCGGAACTGGGCCTGGAGACGATCCGTACCCGTGTGCAAGACGATAGGAGCCGGATCGTCGATCTGCTCAAGGGCAAGATCGCTTTGGCTTCGGTTTCGGCCAAGGGAATCACCGGGGATCACATGCGGCGCTCGGCCGACTATGTGGCCGGACAGCTTAGGCAGGTGGGTGTGGATGCCCGCGTAGTTCAGGCCACCAACCCTGACGGGACTCCGGGCGCCTTTGAGGTCATCGGATCCCGGCAGGTGGACGATAAGGCTCCGACCGTCCTGCTCTACGCCCATCATGATGTGCAGCCGGTGCCCGATTCCTCCCAGTGGTCCACTGACCCCTTTACCGGCGTGGAAAAGGAGGGGCGGCTCTACGGACGCGGATCAGCCGACGACGGCGGTGGCATTGCCATCCACTCGGGTGCTCTGCATGCCTTGGACAAGGACCTGCGCGTCAATGTCAAGGTCTTCATCGAGGGGGAGGAGGAGATGGGCTCGCGCAGCTTTATTCCGTTCCTCCAGGCTCATCGGGATGACTTCGCCTCGGATCTGATCATCGTGGCCGATTCGGGCAACTGGTCGGCAGACACTCCAAGCCTGACCACATCTCTGCGGGGGAATGCAGACCTGGATGTCACGGTCACAGTTCTGGAGCATCCAGTCCACTCCGGGCAGTTCGGCGGGCCTATCCTAGATGCCAATACCCTGGCTGCCATGCTGATTGCCTCCATGTATGACGACCAGGGTCAGCTGGCGGTGCCCGGCCTGGAGGGCGGACAGCCCATCGGCGGTCTGCAGCGTGACCTGGACCAGGCCCAGCTGCGTGCGGATGCCGGTGTTGTGGACTCCTACCGACTGGCCGGAACCGACTCCCTGGCCTCCAGGCTCTGGACCAAGCCGGCGGCGGCGGTGATCGGCTTCGATGCCCATCCAGTAAAAGGCTCCTTCAACGTGTTGGCCGACAAGACCCGCTTCCGCATTTCGCTGCGTACCGCGCCCACCCAGCGGCCTGAGCAGGCCGCGCAGGCCCTGGCCGATTTTTTGATTGCTCATGCCCCTCATGGGGCCAGGGTAGAGGTCGCCCCCAGCGACATGGGCATGGGATGGGCCATGGATGCCGACAGCCCGGTGGTTCGGCAGGCTGAGGAGTCCATGCGGCAGGCCTTCGGGCGTGACCCGGTCAACAAGGGCGAGGGCGGATCCATCCCCTTCATCCCCGAGCTCAAGCGGCTCTTCCCTGAGGCCCAGGTCCTGGTGACCGGCCCTGAGGATCCCCAGTCCAACGCGCACAGTCCGAACGAGTCCATTTCCCTGCAGGGGCTGGTCGACAACATCATCACCGAGGCCCTCCTGCTGGATTCCCTTGACCATCGTATGTTCTAG
- a CDS encoding DUF3043 domain-containing protein, with protein sequence MTWNPFSRKDRRDKEAEVDQTASAEEVRGKGRPTPKRKQAEARNLRPLVPKDRKASRKAAKARIRAREDAQYEAMRTGDINHMPKSERLPWRIYIRDYVDARFNLLEWIFPAIILMFVATLMGMFVGPQHYAAFTMVVTVLLYGYLIVALIDTWLMWRKLKGLLIGKFGERSVAKGSRSASYAWQRAMMVRRWRVPKPKQSKRGHWPD encoded by the coding sequence ATGACATGGAACCCCTTCTCACGCAAGGATCGACGGGACAAAGAGGCGGAGGTGGACCAGACGGCCTCCGCTGAAGAGGTACGGGGCAAGGGACGCCCTACACCCAAGCGCAAGCAGGCCGAGGCCAGGAACCTGCGCCCGCTGGTCCCCAAGGACCGCAAGGCCTCGCGCAAGGCTGCCAAGGCCCGGATCCGAGCCCGTGAGGATGCTCAGTACGAGGCCATGAGGACCGGCGATATCAACCACATGCCCAAATCGGAGCGCCTGCCTTGGAGAATCTACATCCGCGACTATGTGGATGCCCGCTTCAATCTGCTGGAATGGATCTTCCCGGCCATCATTCTTATGTTCGTGGCCACCCTGATGGGCATGTTCGTGGGTCCGCAGCATTATGCTGCCTTCACCATGGTGGTGACCGTCCTTCTCTATGGCTACCTGATCGTGGCCCTGATCGACACCTGGCTGATGTGGCGCAAGCTCAAGGGCCTGCTGATCGGCAAGTTCGGCGAACGCTCGGTGGCCAAGGGTTCACGATCGGCCTCCTACGCCTGGCAACGGGCCATGATGGTCCGGCGCTGGCGGGTTCCCAAGCCTAAACAGAGCAAGCGGGGGCACTGGCCCGACTGA
- a CDS encoding NAD(P)/FAD-dependent oxidoreductase: MQQSINQPATKSLDPWDADSRQYDTIIIGSGPGGYATALRTAELGGRVALVEQDPVVGGVCLNRGCIPTKALLTATQVLEQASLGAAMGINIESANIDYQKLQDYQDRMVDAMTGGLSNLLKQRGITVVHGHGTIVGDGLVEVAAADGNRTRLTTCDTILATGSHARALEELPFDDLVIDTDRALALKPFPHRALIIGSGAVALEFATIWNQAGCQVTLMIRHDRVLSHWGRRTGQIMTRELERQGIQIITHARCSGGHRLPADGGIQVDYQPSDDKGHAGAIETDLVLVAIGRDPNTSPKHMKELGIDLDEHGQVLTDSQGRTSRDRVWALGDITPGHHLAHRAFQQGITLADAASGLDPEPVNEATIPRVVFSSPQAAAVGFSRQEAEEDPSLNQVKETIYPMMANSRMRMSGLQGTLSLITACQATDLEKQMVVGLEVVSPQASENIAEAQQLVGNQIPLHRAAGLIHPHPTFSEAIGEALLKADGRPLNML, encoded by the coding sequence ATGCAGCAATCGATCAACCAACCCGCTACAAAGTCTCTTGACCCATGGGATGCCGACAGCCGCCAGTACGACACCATCATCATCGGATCCGGCCCAGGCGGCTATGCCACGGCCCTTCGCACGGCAGAGCTGGGCGGACGTGTGGCCTTGGTTGAGCAGGACCCTGTCGTTGGCGGCGTCTGCCTGAACCGCGGATGCATCCCTACCAAGGCCCTGCTGACAGCCACCCAGGTTCTGGAACAGGCTAGCCTTGGGGCAGCCATGGGGATCAATATCGAGTCGGCCAACATCGATTATCAGAAGCTTCAGGACTATCAGGACCGGATGGTCGATGCCATGACCGGCGGTCTGTCAAACCTGCTCAAGCAGCGTGGCATCACCGTGGTGCACGGCCACGGCACCATTGTCGGTGACGGCCTGGTGGAGGTGGCCGCTGCTGACGGCAATCGAACCCGCCTGACTACCTGCGACACGATCCTGGCCACTGGGTCTCATGCCAGAGCCCTGGAAGAACTCCCCTTCGATGATCTTGTCATCGACACCGACCGGGCTCTAGCACTCAAGCCCTTCCCCCACCGGGCGCTGATTATCGGTTCAGGTGCGGTGGCCCTGGAATTCGCCACTATCTGGAACCAAGCCGGCTGCCAGGTGACCCTGATGATCAGACATGACCGGGTGCTCTCCCACTGGGGTCGGCGAACAGGCCAGATCATGACCCGGGAGCTGGAGCGTCAGGGGATTCAGATCATCACCCATGCCCGCTGCTCGGGAGGGCACCGTCTGCCCGCAGACGGGGGCATTCAGGTCGACTACCAGCCGTCCGACGACAAGGGCCATGCGGGAGCGATCGAGACCGATCTGGTACTGGTGGCCATCGGCAGAGATCCCAATACCAGCCCCAAGCATATGAAAGAGCTGGGCATCGACCTGGACGAGCATGGCCAGGTTCTGACTGACTCCCAGGGGCGCACCAGCCGTGACCGTGTCTGGGCCCTGGGTGACATCACCCCAGGTCACCATCTGGCCCACAGGGCCTTCCAGCAGGGCATAACCCTGGCCGATGCCGCCTCTGGCCTGGATCCTGAACCCGTCAACGAGGCCACCATTCCCCGCGTGGTCTTCTCCTCCCCCCAGGCAGCAGCTGTGGGCTTCAGCCGCCAGGAGGCCGAGGAGGATCCATCGCTGAACCAGGTCAAGGAGACCATCTACCCCATGATGGCCAACTCGCGCATGCGCATGAGCGGCCTGCAGGGCACCCTCAGCCTGATCACGGCCTGCCAAGCCACTGATCTGGAGAAGCAGATGGTGGTCGGTCTGGAGGTGGTCTCCCCCCAGGCATCCGAGAACATCGCTGAAGCCCAGCAGCTGGTGGGCAACCAGATCCCCTTGCACCGGGCGGCCGGGCTTATTCACCCACATCCCACGTTCTCCGAAGCCATTGGAGAGGCCCTGCTTAAGGCTGATGGCAGACCTCTGAATATGCTGTAG
- a CDS encoding DUF4191 domain-containing protein, translating into MATEDTKGKKAKKKTSTISQIVKIYRFTYEEDKALPWLLAAAILVPTLIAVVICLLVHFGWLSWILTVLLGIMVGLLLATMTLTRRSDRVGYAKMEGRPGAAAAVLSSISKAGFSFPQEPVWIDAKTKDAVWRGTGRTGVYLIAEGDYNRVNKAMNREEEKIRRITRGSAIPIYRISVGHGPDQVPLNKLQRTVVKKKIKLTATELETLNDRLVTLQKRQNALGMPKGIDPTKIRVSRKAMRGR; encoded by the coding sequence ATGGCTACAGAGGACACCAAGGGCAAAAAAGCAAAAAAGAAGACCAGCACGATCAGCCAGATCGTCAAGATCTACCGATTCACTTACGAAGAGGACAAGGCCCTTCCCTGGCTGCTGGCCGCGGCCATTCTGGTGCCCACACTGATAGCAGTGGTGATCTGTCTGCTGGTTCACTTTGGCTGGCTGTCCTGGATTCTTACCGTGCTCCTGGGCATCATGGTCGGCCTGCTTCTGGCCACCATGACCCTGACAAGGCGCTCTGACCGGGTAGGCTACGCTAAGATGGAGGGCCGTCCTGGCGCTGCCGCCGCCGTGCTGAGCAGCATCTCCAAGGCAGGCTTCTCCTTCCCCCAGGAACCCGTCTGGATTGATGCCAAGACCAAGGATGCCGTCTGGAGGGGCACCGGCCGCACCGGGGTCTATCTGATAGCCGAGGGCGACTACAACCGCGTCAACAAGGCCATGAACCGCGAGGAGGAGAAGATCCGCCGCATCACCCGCGGGTCCGCCATCCCGATCTACCGGATCAGCGTGGGTCACGGCCCCGACCAGGTTCCGCTGAACAAGCTCCAGCGCACCGTGGTCAAAAAGAAGATCAAGCTGACCGCCACCGAGCTGGAGACCCTGAACGACAGGCTGGTCACCCTGCAAAAGCGGCAGAATGCACTGGGGATGCCCAAGGGCATCGATCCGACCAAGATACGCGTCAGCCGCAAGGCCATGCGTGGGCGCTGA